Within the Nicotiana tabacum cultivar K326 chromosome 11, ASM71507v2, whole genome shotgun sequence genome, the region AACACATGGGATTTCGTCAGTATCGATTTATTTCACCAAGCTAAAAGACCTTTGGGCAGAATATGATTCCATACTGCCACTCCTACATCAGCCACTGAGTATATTGAACAATTGGAGTATCAACGACTGCTACAATTTTTGATGGGATTGAATGACAATTTTAAGCAAGCAAGGAGTCAGATTCTACTAATGCCAAGCTTGCCATCTATACATAAGGCTTATTCTATGGTAGTTCGGGAAGAAAGCAGGAAATCATTTACTGGTGGTACCTATGGGCAAACTGGGCATAATAACCCTACTGCATTGTTTACTGCTCAATCTATATCTAAGCCAAGGAGAAACTATAGCTTAGAATGTGATTTTTGCCATATGAAAGGCCATACTAGAAATGAATGTTATAAATTGATGAGGTGTGAATTTTGTAATAAGACAAGGCACTTGAAGGAGAACTGTTATAAGATTATTAGTTATCCTTCTGATTTCAAGCAGAAGAAGAAAGCAAATGTAGTCATGATAGATGGATCTGGACAGCAAGGAGTTATAGCTTCACCAACCACAAGCATATATCAGCCAAGCAGTAATGTTAAACCAGCTCAGTTCTTTACTAAAGAACAATATAATCAGTTGTTGCAATTGCTGAACAAAGGCTCTACTGCAGGGACTAGTGCAAACATGGCAGATAAGTGCTTTTGTGGTAATGTAGCATTATGTGAGAACTTAAAACTGTGCAAATGGATAGTAGATACTGGTGCTACTAACCACATGATTGGTGATAAGAGTTTACTGAAAAATGAAACTTCAGTAGGAAATTTTGGGCAAGTGCAATTACCTAATGGAGATTCAACATCAATCTCACATATGGGGAATGTCAACTCACAGGAGGTGATGTACTGAAAGATGTGTTATGTGTACCTGCTTTTAAGTTTAACCTCATGTCAGTCTCTAAGTGGCAGAAGATCAAAATGCAGTGTTACCTTTTTTTCCAAATGTTATGTGTTTCAGGACCTCTTATCTGGGAGGGTGAAGGAGATTGGTAGAAGAGAAGAAGATCTGTACATATTGTCAACAGCTTTAGGGAAGACTGTGAATACAGCTTTTGCAGCTACCCGTAAAGAAGGAGGCATGGAAATATGGCACAGAAGAACATGACATGTTCCAATTCAGGTTCTCAGAAGGATTCCTAGTATACAAGACTATGGTAATAGAATAAATAATGACTCACTGTCTAAGTGTGAAATTTGCCCTCTAGCTAGACAAACTAGAGCACCTTTTCCAACTAGTACTAGTAGAAGTTTACATGCTTTTGATTTGATCCATATGGATGTGTGGGGACCCTATAAGATTGCTACTCATAATGGCATGAAATACTTTCTTACATTGGTTGATTATTTTACCAGATGGACTTGGGTATTTCTTATGAGACTCAAATCTGATGTTATTTTCTTACTCAAGAACTTCATTAGTATGATAAAAACACAGTTTGGAAAGCAAATTAAGATGTTTAGATCAGACAATGGGAGTGAATTTTTTAACAGTGCATGTAGTGACTTATTTCAAATGCATGGGATTGTTCATCAAAGCTCCTGTCCATATActccccaacaaaatggagttgtggaaAGGAGACATAGACATATACTGGAGACTGCTCGAGCAATCAGATTTCAAGGCCACTTACCTGTTAGATATCGGGGACATTGTATTGATGGTGCTGTATATATAATCAACAGAATTTCCTCTTCTGTCTTGGGACATAAGTCGCCATATGAATTACTTGTGAATAAACCACCCTCATTGACACATTTAAAGGTAGTTTGATGTTTATGTTTTGCTACTAATCTGACAGGCCATGATAAATTTGCTCCTCGAGTTATGAGGTCAGTCTTCCTAGGATATGCTGCACATCAAAAAGGTTACAGACTTTTGGATTTAGAGAATAGAGTATTCTTTATAAGAAGAGATGTAGTGTTTTATGAGGATATATTTCCCTTCCACATAGCTGAAGGATCATCAAAATCATTATTCCTGGATAAAATTCCAGTGCCAAGACAAGATTTTGATGAAGAACTGAAAGTAGTCAGTTCTGCTACTGATACACATATTGAGGGAACCAATATGTCATGCTCTCCTTCTCTAACTCCAGTTATCTTAGATGAGCAGGACATTTCACACCCTATTGAATATAACAGTATGGATAGTCCTGATGATTCTCTTATTTTGCCTGATGATGGGGAACCTAGAAAATCCACAAGAGTATCTAAGCCTCCCATATGGCTTATGGATTATGCTAGAGATGACAAGAGAAGTTCTACAATCTGTTGCACGTACCCTATTTCAGAGGTGATTGGATATGATAGTATCTCTTCAAGATATCAAAGCTACTTGGCAAATTTTTCAGTGGAAATGGAACCTACATTATATTCAGAGGCAGTGAAGGACAAGAGATGGGTAGAGGCAATGCAGGCAGAAATCAAAGCATTGGATGACAATAAGACTTGGGAATTGGTATCCTTGCCACAAGGACAAAAGGCAATAGGATGCAAATAGGTTTATAAAATTAAATATAAGGCATCAGGAGAACTTGAAAGGTTCAAAGctagattggtggccaaagggtaTAATCAGAGAGAAGGTTTAGACTACCAAGAAACCTTTTTACCTGTGGTGAAAATGGTTACTGTCAGAAGTGTGTTGTCTATTACAGCTTCAAGGCAGTGGTCTATTCATCAAATGAATGTTTACAATGCTTTCTTGCAAGAAGATCTATCAGAGGAGGTATATATGGAGGTACCTCAAGGTTTCAATGGACCAAAAGCTGAATTCAGAGTTTGCAAACTACTTAAGTCCCTCTATGGACTTAAGTAGGCATCTAGATAGTAGAATCTCAAGCTCACATCAGCCTTGGTGGATGCTGGATTTCAACAGAGTCATTTAGATTATTCTTTGTTCATCAAAAGATTAGGAGATCCCATGGTGGTAGTTCTGGTCTATGTTGATGACCTTCTTATCACTGGAGATAATTCCATCATGATCCAACAAACTAAGGATGATTTACAAACCTCTTTTAAGATCAAAGACCTATGAGAGCTTAAGTACTTCTGGGCATAGAGTTTGCACGAAATAGTGATGGTATATTAATGCATCAACGCAAGTATGCCTTAGAACTCATAGCTGAGTTGGGGTTATCAGGCTCTAAACCTGTTTCCTGTCCTATGAAGCCAAATGTGAAGCTCAATACTGCTGAATTTGACACTCATACAGGTACTTCTGATGACACATTATTGACTGATCCAGGGCCATATCCAAGGCTTTTGGGTAAGCTTCTTTATTTGACTGTTATAAGACCAGATATCTCTTTTGCTGTTCAAAGTTTGAGCCAATTCATGCATAGTCCCAAGGTCTCTCATATGGAAGCTGCACTCAAGGTAGTTAGATATATCAAAAGCAGTCATGGTCTGAGAGTTTTCTTGGCTGCTAAGTGTTCTGAATCACTTTCAGCATTTTGTGATGCAGATTGGGCTGCATGTCCCAACACACGAAAGTCAGTCACAGGCTATTTCGTCAAGCTTGGCTCTTCCTTGATTTCTTGGAAATCTAAGAAGCAGTCCACTATCTCTAGAAGCTCAGCAAAAGCTAAATATCGCAGCTTAGCATCCACGGTTGCAGAGATTACATGGATTATTGGTTTACTCAAGGAGCTAGGAGTGGATCATAATTCACATGTGCCTATCTACAGTGATAGCAAAGCAGCTCTTGCTATTGCTGCCAATCATGTATTTCATGAACGTACGAAGCACATTGATATTGATTGTCATTTCATTCGTGAAAAGATTCAACATGGTCTTGTTTCTACTCTCTATTGTCCTACAGTTGAGCAGGAAGCTGA harbors:
- the LOC142165871 gene encoding uncharacterized protein LOC142165871; its protein translation is MAPLENSTDNANNGDNTSIRMIPSLIVLDHNHPLYLHASDGLGSMSVGLILTGMENYSLWSRVMKVALLGKTKLCLVDGSTEDFGPNLGTTEYIEQLEYQRLLQFLMGLNDNFKQARSQILLMPSLPSIHKAYSMVVREESRKSFTGGTYGQTGHNNPTALFTAQSISKPRRNYSLECDFCHMKGHTRNECYKLMRCEFCNKTRHLKENCYKIISYPSDFKQKKKANVVMIDGSGQQGVIASPTTSIYQPSSNVKPAQFFTKEQYNQLLQLLNKGSTAGTSANMADKCFCGNVALCENLKLCKWIVDTGATNHMIGDKSLLKNETSVGNFGQVQLPNGDSTSISHMGNVNSQEDLLSGRVKEIGRREEDLYILSTALGKTVNTAFAATRKEGGHDKFAPRVMRSVFLGYAAHQKGYRLLDLENRVFFIRRDVVFYEDIFPFHIAEGSSKSLFLDKIPVPRQDFDEELKVVSSATDTHIEGTNMSCSPSLTPVILDEQDISHPIEYNSMDSPDDSLILPDDGEPRKSTRVSKPPIWLMDYARDDKRSSTICCTYPISEVIGYDSISSRYQSYLANFSVEMEPTLYSEAVKDKRWVEAMQAEIKALDDNKTWELVSLPQGQKAIGCK